The genomic stretch AGAGGAAGTGCTTTAAAGACATAGCAAAGCATAGAAAGAATAAAAGCCGAGAGAGGCGGGGGAGTGTTGAAGATAAAGGTGAGAGGATAGTGGGAAAAAAAGTGTCAAAAAAGAGAGAGTCCGAGTTGTaatgataaaaagaaaaaagatgtGTTTGATTTTGCTTTATGACTAAGGATTGGGTTGGAAAGGATAAAAAATCTAATGCTAATTGTTATTGTGTATGATAGACAGTATAGAGAATCAACcatgcttttttgctttttgggtTCTATATCtttgccaaaggtccctttgaTTAATGTGCATGGCAAAATAATGGGACGCTCATTACACATGGCCTCAAGTTTGATTGCACATGTATTTATGTGGTGTTGTTGCTTTAGTAAGCAGAGAAATTAAAAGGGGCTTGAGAAGGAGAAATTACCGCTGAATGGCCGTCTCATGCAcaccttttttttattattgttattattataaatatgttccttctcttttctttgttttctctaggtcttcttattcttctatttgaaaTGTGACTTAGAGAGTGAGTGTGGAGGTTTAAATGAGGTTTTCTTTGTATTTTTTCATTGCAATGTTATGGGTAAATTGAGAAAGGGTCTATTAAGCTGAGTAGGACAAAAAAGTATATTTTGGTTCAGTTTGTGCTCCTATAGCAATGAGGTAAGCTGATACCTgactcttttcctttcttaaTTTAATTAGGCAAAGATGAGGATTGAGGAGGCTTTATAAACGTAAAATATTTAGATATAGACAACATGGGTGAGACAAGTCACATGGAAAACAGTAGTCTTATTCGGCAGggcattctttcccttttcaaatttcaactcaatcaaaattcaaaagtaataTCCGACTTGGTTTCCAGCCGAAAGCATGTTTGAATTAGTTTAGGGAAAAACAGTTAACTGTGTGTGTGGCACTGTGGCTGCACAGTCACAACTGATAAGGCTGATGCATTGTATATGCAAAAAGGATTACTTCTTAATTCTAATAACTTGATTTATTTTTCAGTTAAAAATTCTTAAGTGCAACTAAGTTCACATGCTTGATGCTTTTGTGCATATATTCTTCagattatttttcattttggtCTGATGCAGAATGTTCTTCTtctctattttctattttttttttaattttttttgggttttttttgtCAACCCAATCCTAGGTACCACGGATTTTCTTTGGGTTATAAAGGGATAGAGCTACCGCATTGAAGCCTTATATTGGTTCCGATCCGTTTGTATTGAATTGCTATTTTGTTGGCCTTATATAAGTTCAATTTCGACATAAAAAGGCGTTGcgaaaaatgacaaaaaaaaaaaagaaaaaaaaacattgaaagcaaatttgagaataattttttttcttttaaacaGTCTTGCTCTCTTACTTAGGGGTGTTTGTTAAAGTATCAGCCAAGTTAGTGAATCTATTTTCTATTCTATTATGATTAGTTAGAGGGTAGAGGAATCTTTCTAACATAACTAGGGCTGATATCATTTTCTAATATTCAATTTATCAACttcatttttttctctcttttttggACTATTTATCTACACTATCTTGTTATGCTACCTATTCAATATTGCTActcaatattttattatggtatcaagagcttagattcttaattttttttcgtttcaTCATGAAAATTGAACTCAATGATTCCACCACCAAAAAATCCCTCATTGTTATAGCTAACATTTGAATGAAGACAACTATTTAACCTGGAGGTATCTCAGATTACTCACCATCCAAAGTCTCGATTTGGAAGATCACTTAAACCCAACGAAGATTCCTCCTCAATTTGTTACAGATGTGGCAAAGAAAATCGCTACCGAATGGGAGGACTTTAAGAAATGGCATTTTCCAAACCTAACCGTCACTACTTGGATCGTGGCATCCATGACCACTAACTTCAAAAGTAAGGTCATACATCTCACCAGATTTCATCTGTTTTGGAAAACGATTGATGATTACTTCACTACTGCATCCTCAGCACGCGTTCAGAGACTCAAATCGCAGCTCAAGTCAATAAAGAAGACAGGCACCGTATCTGATTATCTTGCTCAAATTCAAAAATTGGTAGATTCTCTATTTGCAATTGGCTATTAAGTTCATAAAGATTACCACATTCAAGctattttttatggtttttcaGAAGAGTACACAGTCTATAGCACTTCGGTGATGTCAAGATTGAGTTCCTTTAAGGTTGTAGAGgctcaatatttttttttggaatttgaAAATATGCTTGATAGATATAAGGATCCTAGAATAGCTATGCCGGTGGCCAACTTCACTCAACCCTTCAACTTTAAcagaagaagaggagaaagaagAGGTAGAAATGGAAGAGGCTTTTAAGGAGTTGGCAGGTTTGGATTCACGAATCAAATACCCTAATCTCAACTATGTGTTCGTAGCTAATTGAGTAGCTCTCGAAGCATGTGTACAGGCTCAGAATGAGGGTCGTGAAGAAATCGATCGATTTCTTCACGTTACAGAGGCAATTTTTCGCAAATAGTGAATTAATTAAACTTTCTGTGATACAAATatgaagttattttttttatttttattcaagggtaaataaataaaaaaaattaatttagtttgaATAAAAGATATCACTCTTGACAAAGAAAAAATTGGTccagcttttttttttaatttacgcATCCtatttttcctatttgttttttttttttgaacggGGAGGGGGTTGCTAACTCAATGATATAGTACTCGGCTTTTAAGTGTGACTCCATTTTTTACACATTTTTATGAAGCAATTGTTTCGTCCATAACCTTGGTAGGGTTTGTAAGACCACGACTGATCCAGAAAGGAATGAATGGAAAAAGCTGCATGTCGTATCATTAGAGAATTCTAAAAGGATCTCATTTTTATTGGATCGGaccatttttttgtttgaattcGTGAACAAAATTGGTTGGGTTTAAGTAATAAAGGGATAGAACTTGGCAACTCCAATTATAGAGAAACAAAAAGTAACGAGCTTTCATTCTTTTTAGTCGAATGATTACCCCATCTAATTGGACgttaaaaatatattagtgCTTGATACGGGAAAAGCATTTCCCATGAAtggattatttatttttgttatgagTCCTAATTATTAGCTATTTTCCATAATGGGGTGGCGATCAATGTGTAGAAGAAAGAGTATATTGATAAAGATATTCtttttttccaaaatcaaaAGAGCGATTAGGctgataaaataaaagatttctAACTAGCTTGTTATCCTAGAACAATTAGGTGAAAAAAGCAAGTGGAGGGAATCTGTTGATCATTTTTTGGTATCTATtcataatttgttttaattcaaatgtCTATAAATACTCTGTTTTGACTGTATCATACTATGTATTGGATTTCCAATCCAATAAATCTTTGATCTCTTTgataaaattgaatttgaaaaatgaaTGAATATAAAAGATATTTAGAACTAGATAGATCTCAGTAACAAAACTTCCTATACCCACGTATTTTTCGGGAGTATATTTATGGACTCGCCTCTAGTCATATTTTAATACAAATCAATATATTTTGTCGAAAAATGTGGATTATGATAAGAAATCTAGCTTACTAATTGTAAAACGGTTAATTACTCGAATATATCAACTCAATTATTTGATTCTTTTTGGTAACGATTCAagtaaaaatcaattttgggGTCTAACAAGAATTTGTATTCTCAAATAATATCAGAGGGTTTTTCCATTGTCATAGAAATTCCATTTTCCCGACAATTAAGTTTTTCTTTAGAGGAGGCGGAAATCATAAAATCTTTTAGGtataattactctgttggtctctataatttcacaaaattttcaattaggtccctatattttttttcttttaattgggtccttgcacctttttttaattaggtccctacCATGACCAAACAGTTAGATTTAACGAAATATTCCATTCCTAAATTAAAGATTCTCTAACTTTTTTCTAAATCCCTAAATCTCTTTCACTCCTATTTTCTGAAATACCAAAATAACCCTCCCACACTTAGAAGAAAACTGTTCATTCTCCCAAACTTAGAGAAAAATATCATTCACGTTCCTCCCTTTATTCGTTCGTTGGTTGCACAGTCCGTCAGCTGCCGATATCAACTCCACTGGAATATTGCTGGAGGGTTTCGCTTCTCCGGTGTCACTGCCGTCGTTGTAGGTGTTGGTGCTGCTTCTAGGTAAGACAACTCTTAACCTTGTCAGTCGTTAAAaggtttttctttttatctcctGGAAAAATTTGTCACATTGTTTATTAGAgcttccttttgtttttgaaaatggTTGAAGATGGATTTATGGTAttgtattttcttgtttttggtAAGCAGTTATGGGTGATTCAGATTTCACTATTGAAGTCCACCATGGTGGGAAATTTGTTGACAGTAGACACCGATTAGAGTATTTAGGAGGAATGGTTGTGGAGGATTTATATTTTGACGTTGATAAATAGTCATTGCAAGAGATTGTCAGTCAGCTAAAGCAACTAGGGTATAAGGGTTTCGCCAGGGTATGGTACAAGGAACCTGGGATGGATTTGAAGTTAGGTCTTAGAGAGATGAAGTCCGATAGGGATGTGATGAGAATGGCTAGGTCACTGGTGTCAAATTCCTGCAAACATTGCGAGGTCTACGTTGTCTATGGAGCCAGAGAAGGTAACGGGATTGAAATCACTTCAAGTGATGCTGATTATGTGCCAGAGGAAGGTGAAGACAGTGGCTTTGACTCTGGGTTGATAGAGGTTGAAGTAGATGCTGAGTCAAAACCTTCTACTGATGAAAAGGTATTTGATGACAGTGCTGATGATGGTGACCATGAGGATCACTTTGGGTTTGAGGTGGCGGATAATGATCCACAATCAAATGCATTTGAGGGATTTACTGGCCCACTAAATGATGAGGAAACTGCAGCAACTGGAATAGGTGAAGGTGATGAAGGTTTAAGGGAGGGTGATGAGCTAGTTGGGAGCATATCTGATGGATATGAGACTGATGATATAGATAGTTATGAGGGGGACTCTGAtgatatgataaaaaaagagGAGGTTTCCCAAATACAATGAGGCAAAGATGAACAGAGAGTATGAATTTCAGGTGGGGCTGGAATTTAAATCACTAATTCAATTTAAAGATGCTGTTAAGGAGCATGCCCTATTGAATGGTAGGGACATTAAGTTTCGAAAAAAATGATAAAGTGAGGTGTAGAGTTGTTTGCAAAGGAAGAAAGGGAAAGTGCAAGTGGGTTTGTTTTGCAAGTAAGGTTGGGGGTTCTGACTGTTTCAGGATCAAGACTTTGAATGGAAAGCATACTTGTGGAAGAAACTATAGCGGAAGACTTGCATCAAGTAGTTGGATCTCAAAGAAGATTGCCAATAACATCAGTAGAGGCGAGGAAATGAAGCTTGCGACAGTTATTCAGATCATCTAAGGCAAATATATGGCCAATATCACTGTTGGTAAGGCTTACTGGGCAAGGAGGAAGGCAAGAGAAGAGGTACATGGGAGGGCAATCCAATAATATGCTAAGCTAAGGGATTACTGTGCAGAGATACTTAGGGCAAATCCAAGATCTAGTCTGAGCATATTGGTAGATAGGCCTTCTCTTACACACCAGCCCCGATTTATGAGAATGTATATGTGCCTTGATGCAGTCAAGAAAGGCTTCTTAAAGGGTTGTAGACCTATTATTGGCGTGGATGATTGTCACTTGAAGGGCGACCATGGTCAGCAACTACTAGTTGCTGTTGGCAGAGATCCGAATGAcaattactttctgattgtcgTGACCGCAGTAAAGGCAAAGACTAAGGAGATGCTGTTAAATGACATTGGAGAATAAAAAAATGGGTTTTCATGAGTGACCAACAAAAAGTATAACAAATGgattaattaatttgtttgcACTTAATTTTTTTGCAATTAATTTGAGTGGAATATAAATCTGCTATGTATATGATCATATATGCAATTGCTATGTTTCTGAATATAAATCTGCAATGTTTATGAATATAAATCTGTAATGTTTGTGAATATTAATCTGCTACATAAATTTGCTATGTTTGTGAACATTAATCTGCTATGTTTAGATTCTATATTAATTTGTTACATGGGTATATTGTCTTCTGCACTGAAACTATAAATCAGGGGCTGATGCAAGTGTTTCAAGAGTTATTGCCAACACTGAAATTTGTTTGAGGCATTTATATGCCAACTGTAAAAAAGCATATGGGGGTGGTACTGTACTAATGGACCTCATTCTATCTATTGCCAAAGCTACCTATGTGGAAGAATGGGAAAGAAGGATGAATCAACTAAAGGAGATCAACATAGACTGTTATGACAAGTTGTTTGCTTTGGATCCAAATTTGTAGACAAAAAGTCACTTCACATTTCTGGCCAAGAGTGACATGCTGATTAACAACATCTCAGAGGTATTTCATGAAAGAATCCTAGAGACAAGAGACAAGCCAATTCTTACTATGTTTGAATGGATTAAGTGCTACTTTATGACAAGGTTTGCAGAATAAAAGAAGAAGGCAGAGAGGTATGAGGGCTCTGTTTTGCCAAAACCCAAGAAACGACTAGATGTCATTGCGGTTAGAGCTATGGAGTGACAAGCTAAATGGGCAGGAGACCTCAAGTTTGAAGTCCACCATAAGAACAGGATGATCATGGAAAGGTTTGTGGTCGATTTGAGGGCTGGAAGGTGTAGTTGTAGGTTTTGAGGCTTGTGTGGTATGCCTTGTCCACATGTTTGCTGTACTATTTTTGAGAAGGGTGACAACCCGGAAGATTATTGTAGTAACTACTACAGCAAGGCATCATACCTTGCTACATATGGGCAGTCAATATCATCAATCAATGGAGAAAACATGTGTCTAAAGATACAATGTGATACCATCATCCCTCCAATTTTCAAAGTTAAATCAGGAAGGCCAAGGATAGTTAGGATAAGGGAACCCGATGAAaacagaacacaaacaaaataTAGAAGAACTGAAACTTCTGTTACCTGCAGTAATTGTGGCCAATATGGACACAATAGGAGACTCTGTCCAAACCCTATAGTGATAGGTATTGGTTGCTCCTTTATTTTGTTCATGTGTTGAGGAACTATTATTAATTGCTATTTCATGTTGTAGCTCCTGAAGGTACACAAGGATCTGATGCTGCTACTAATGAACCTAGTGCTGCTGTTGAAGCAAATGGATATGCAGCTGCTCCTACTGCTAGATCCATGATGGTTAGAAGGAGAGGCAGAGGAAGAACAGCAATAGGGATGGGCAGAGGAAGGGGTAGAGAGAGGGCTGCACCTATGACTGCACTACCATCATGACCTTCAAACACCCCTGCACcaccatcacagcctccacaaACTCCTGCACCACCATCATAGCCTCTACACATCCCTACACtaccatcacagcctccacacACCCCTACACCACCCTCACAGCCTCCACACATCCCTGCACCACCATCACAGCCTCCAAACACCCCTGCACTACCATCACAGCCGACCACCTTACCTACACCAGCATCACTGCCCACTGGACCAGCATCTCAACCTTTACCCAAGACCAAAATCTTTGGTgtgagaagaagtggaagactCAAGATTGGAGTTAGGAAGGCAACAAGTCAGCCGCCTGAACATGTTGACCTCACACTTGATTGAGGCTGAAGACAGTTTAGGATTTTCTTTTGATATCTATTATGTTATGTAGAATTTTTAGTGTTCACCTGTGACTCTGCTTTCTTTATGGTTTGGACCACTTTTATTATGTGCTGTGGACCACTTTTGTTATGTGGGTGAAAAACTGTTATGAGAGGGTGTCACATTTATTTTGTGGCTATCTAGGTGTCCTATATTATATAATGTAAAAAACAATGGTATCTGTTATAATTCAATGCATCTTTTGTTTTACCTACTTTTTTCTCTGTATCATACTTCTATGCATATTAAATAGCAAAGGAACAACTTTCATTTATAGAAATTAAACAACATTTCATATATCTTCATTGCACTCAAAATAAACAGTATATTTTTGACTTATATAGACTATTACATTATCATAATAGCCATACTTTCTACATCTTTACATATAACACTGCAACAATCAAAACACCAAATATCAAAATCAGCATAATTAGCATCTTGTTTTGCTTTTTCATACTATCTTTTATTTTAGCAAATTTCTCTTCCACTAAACTCAGCTCACCACATAACCTTTCTACACATGCATCTATTTCTCTAACCTTTGTAATTAATCTCTCTAGATCCACATTTAATCTGTCTATCTTCCTTTCATGTGCCTCCAATTCTCTAACCCTTCCAAGTTCTTGCTGTGAACTATTTACTCCATCTTCCCcagataattttttttcttttccatcaaCCCACTCAAAAAACTTGCATCTCCTGTTAGGGTAAGAAATGAATcttctgtttgaattttttgacGTACTTTAACTCCAAAGAATCAAAGTGTCTCCACAAAAGCAACGAACCCTCCTTTCCTTTTGCTTTAACCATCCACTTTTCCCATCTTCTTTATCATCAATCTACTCGAAGAACTTGCATTTTGGCATCTCCCACAATCAACATACCTTCTTCCATGGCTTGCTACTGCCAAAGAAGACATCACAGCAACTATtaatagggacctaattgaaaaaaattggtgcaaggactcaattaaaagaaaaaaagtaaaaggacctaattgaaaattttgtaaaactatagggaccaacagagtaattaaaccaatCTTTTAATAATTTGCAATCAattcatttcattttttcttttttcgaggataaatttacatatttaaaattttttcgaTGTACGAATGTCCTATCCTATCCATCTAGAAATGTTAGTTCAAACTCTTCGATACTGGATGAAAGATCCACCGCCTTTTTCATTTATTAAGATTGTTTCTTTATGAGCATTGTAATTAGAATAGTCttattactaaaaaaaaaaatcttattttgactttttcaaaaagtaatccaaaaattttcttgtttctatataatttttatgtaaGTGAACACGAATCCAACTTcctttttttatgtaaaaaatccTCTTTTTTACGATTAAACTCTTTTAGCGTTCTTTTTTAGTGAATctatttctataaaaaaaatagagcaTTTTGTAGAAGTCTTTTTTTCGAATAATTTTTTGTCTACCTTATCATTTTTCAAGGATCCTTTGATTCATTATGTTAGATATCAAGAAAAATTCATTCTGACTTCAAAGAATGCGCCTTTTTTATGAATAAATGGAGATAGTATCTCATTTATTTTTGGCAATGTTATTTTGATATTTGGTCTCAACCCTGAATGATccatataaataaattatttgagaattcatttcatgttctttgggAGGGCTATCTTTTAAATGTACGGCTAAACTTTTTAGTGGTACGGAGACAAATTCTAGAAAATTCATTTCTAATAGAAATTGTTATGAAAAAACTTGATACAATAGTCCCAATTATTCCCTTAATTAGATCTTTAGCTAAAGcaaaattttgtaatatattAGGACGTCCCATTAGTAAGGCCGTTTGGGTCGATTcatctaattttaatataattgaCCGGTATTTGCGGATATGCAGAAATCTTTGTCATTATTATAATGGATCCTAAAAAAAAGTTTGTAtcgaataaaatatataatttgtcttTCTTGTATTAAAACTTTGGCTCATAAACATAAGAGGACTTTACGctcttttttgaaaagattagatTCAGaagaattaataaaagaatTCTTTACAGAGGAAGAAGAGATTCTTTCTTTGATCTTTCCAAGATCTTCGTCTACTTTGCAGAGGTTATATAGAAGTCGGATTTAATATTTGGATATTCTTTTCAGTAACGATCAAATCAATGTAAATTGATAAATCAAAATCTTCCTTACCTAAAATTTGGATAAAAAAGTGCATTTGTTTTTTATTTCGAATAGTATTCTCTATAGGATTCtgaaatatttatataatgCAGTAAGAGGGGAATTTGAGATTCATCAACACTGAGTATTTGACCTTTGGAGAGTATTATTTTAGATAAGTAACTCAGGTTTAGATGTATATATAGGAAAAGCCATGTGCAATAAAAAAGGTAAGCACGACTTGGGGagagattttttattatttttctttttaaattcatTAACAAATCTAATTTCTACTCCATCCGACTAGTTCCGGGTTCGAGTCCCAGgcaacctatatatatatatatatatatatatatatatatatatatatatatatatatatatatataaaatgatatctatattaattttaattataaaatctataaaaaaatatgtcgAAGTTATATTTATATAACGGTATATGTATATACCAAAGTGAATTcataattattttcattctttgtttgttttattAGAGTGGGGTAAAAAAGCCAATTTAGATCAATCTAGATAAATAAAAGCATTTTTAATAGATATATTGATATATATCTTCTTGGTTGACACCAATATATGTCTCGTGTTATATTGTTGAATAACAAGCCCTCAATTATCTAGTTAGAGAGAATTCATGTGCTTGGAAGCCcctgataattaaaaaaatcaagatTTTACCATGACTACAATTTTAGAGAGACGCGAGAGCGAAAGCCTATGGGGTCGCTTCTGTAACTGGATAACTAGCATTGAAAACTGTCTTTACATTGAATGGTTTGGTATTTTGATGATCCCTACTTTATTGACCGCAACTTCTGTATTTGTTATCGCTTTTATTGCTGCCCCTTCAGTAGATATTGATGGTATTCATGAGCCTGTTTCTGGATCTCTACTTTATGAAAACAATATTATTTCGGGAGCCATTATTCCTACTTCGGCGGCTATAGATTTGCACTTTTACCCGATATTGGAAGCGGTATCTGTTGATGAATGGTTATACAATGGCGGTCTTTATGAACTAATTGTTCTACACTTCTTACTTGGTGTATCTTGTTACATAGGTCGTAAGTGGGAACTTAGTTTTTGTTTGGGTATGCGCCCTTGGATTGCTGTTGCATATTCAGCTCCTGTTGCAGCGGC from Arachis stenosperma cultivar V10309 chromosome 9, arast.V10309.gnm1.PFL2, whole genome shotgun sequence encodes the following:
- the LOC130949324 gene encoding photosystem II protein D1-like, which gives rise to MTTILERRESESLWGRFCNWITSIENCLYIEWFGILMIPTLLTATSVFVIAFIAAPSVDIDGIHEPVSGSLLYENNIISGAIIPTSAAIDLHFYPILEAVSVDEWLYNGGLYELIVLHFLLGVSCYIGRKWELSFCLGMRPWIAVAYSAPVAAATAVFLIYPIGQGSFSDGMQHCACRRFASASSGTRLSNFKIF